Proteins from a single region of bacterium:
- a CDS encoding DUF1343 domain-containing protein has product MAPRGHRPKVALGVDVFLEEDAEKWKGKRIGLIINQASVTTTLMPTLWAFLERGMHVSAVFTPEHGLFGEAQAGEKVSSSIDEATGIPVYSLYGDTKKPTPEMLENVDVLIYDLPEIGARYSTYIATMILAMHSASEKGIPFIVLDRPNPIGGKREGNVLDIKFRSPVGSLPIPNRHGLTPGELAILAREVYSVDLELLVIPMIGWRRRMFYDDTGLIWINPSPNLPNLENVWHYPGACLLEGTNVSEGRGTTKPFKILGAPWIRGYELAMELNSNSEGVFFREVRFVPTFSKYRGELCQGVEVHILDPKMDVFTLYIFILQTIKVMYPEKLEWIKSEEKYVIDFLAGTDEVRKTIEKFGSFSNILETWSEKLESFSKAIKPILLYE; this is encoded by the coding sequence TTGGCACCTCGCGGCCACCGACCGAAAGTTGCACTTGGAGTGGATGTTTTCCTTGAGGAGGACGCGGAAAAGTGGAAGGGAAAAAGAATTGGCTTGATAATAAATCAAGCAAGCGTTACGACGACTCTGATGCCCACCTTGTGGGCATTCTTGGAGAGGGGGATGCATGTCTCGGCAGTATTTACGCCCGAACATGGCTTGTTCGGCGAAGCACAGGCGGGAGAGAAAGTTTCTTCTTCCATTGATGAAGCCACCGGCATACCAGTTTATAGCCTTTATGGTGATACGAAGAAGCCAACGCCGGAAATGCTTGAGAATGTTGATGTTCTCATCTATGATTTGCCCGAGATAGGAGCGAGATACTCCACATACATCGCAACCATGATTCTCGCTATGCACTCCGCCTCTGAGAAAGGAATACCCTTTATCGTTTTAGATAGACCAAATCCCATAGGCGGTAAGCGAGAAGGTAATGTATTGGATATAAAATTCCGTTCTCCAGTAGGTTCCCTCCCCATACCCAATCGGCATGGACTAACACCAGGCGAGTTAGCTATACTTGCGAGAGAGGTTTATTCTGTTGATTTGGAGCTTTTGGTTATCCCTATGATAGGTTGGAGAAGGCGAATGTTCTACGATGATACGGGTCTAATTTGGATAAATCCGTCTCCGAATCTTCCCAATTTAGAAAATGTTTGGCATTATCCAGGCGCTTGCCTTCTTGAGGGAACCAATGTTTCCGAGGGTAGAGGCACGACAAAGCCCTTTAAAATATTGGGAGCTCCTTGGATAAGGGGCTATGAGTTGGCAATGGAGCTTAACTCAAACAGTGAGGGGGTGTTCTTTCGGGAAGTGAGATTCGTTCCCACTTTCTCAAAATATAGAGGGGAGCTATGTCAAGGCGTAGAGGTTCACATTTTGGACCCAAAGATGGATGTTTTCACCCTCTATATATTCATCCTGCAAACTATAAAGGTTATGTACCCAGAGAAGCTTGAATGGATAAAGAGCGAGGAGAAATATGTTATTGATTTCCTTGCGGGAACGGACGAAGTGAGAAAAACAATTGAAAAATTCGGCAGTTTCTCCAATATATTAGAGACTTGGTCAGAAAAATTGGAGAGTTTTTCTAAAGCAATTAAGCCCATACTCCTTTACGAATGA
- a CDS encoding Holliday junction resolvase RecU, translating to MKNIFEKEFLYSLKTLSFCHYYKVPSPPPRNRFTRFYTPRPYDFFLLKDGVFCAIELKYTNKESSFPLVKFKPYQLKALKEAKENGGLAIIVINIRQRNPRKISAYAFDIEEIESLILNGKSSIPKDYLLSGYQLLREKPEGKRYIWRVDLLFQHFLERNALPTLR from the coding sequence ATGAAGAATATCTTTGAGAAAGAGTTTCTCTATTCTCTGAAAACCCTGTCCTTTTGCCATTATTACAAGGTTCCCTCGCCACCACCTCGCAATCGTTTTACTCGTTTCTATACTCCCCGTCCCTACGACTTTTTCCTTCTCAAAGATGGCGTCTTCTGCGCCATTGAATTGAAATATACAAATAAAGAAAGTTCCTTCCCTCTCGTTAAATTCAAACCCTATCAACTAAAAGCCCTCAAAGAGGCAAAGGAAAATGGTGGATTAGCTATAATCGTCATAAACATAAGACAAAGAAATCCCAGGAAAATCTCCGCTTATGCCTTTGACATAGAGGAAATAGAAAGCCTCATCTTAAATGGCAAATCCTCTATTCCCAAGGATTATCTACTTTCCGGCTACCAACTCTTAAGGGAGAAGCCAGAGGGAAAGAGATATATCTGGAGGGTTGACCTCCTTTTCCAACATTTTTTGGAGAGAAATGCACTGCCCACACTGCGATAA
- a CDS encoding tetratricopeptide repeat protein — protein sequence MHCPHCDKEIDRGLLSCPFCGGEINSPVEDCLERAITLIDEERRDEATEFLKEVLNRYPNNASAHSLLASLYEEAKDYPSAIYHYRRAVEIDPESEAEKRKLELLTGEKFTPSRLPLLPPALALLGVLFIVLIITSLPRKREIPSSLNNQLMTNQWQYPPYNQFEMPYSYYPNLPQSENVLAQPNIPQTVNLPAQLTTPRPSASPTRKSPNSTAPPPPQEQITNQPYNPPVNIIIQPTSPPPTNLPSERKSKIIVSVKKVPPSFEGLFSQGIRKMNEKAFDESEKLLRQALALAPADRKGEVHLYLALSLKELGKLEEAKAEFETAENLLSSRNDPYSRQLLELAKEGRRFCEERL from the coding sequence ATGCACTGCCCACACTGCGATAAGGAAATTGATAGAGGACTGCTCTCCTGCCCCTTCTGCGGGGGAGAGATTAACTCCCCCGTAGAAGACTGCTTGGAGAGGGCGATAACGCTTATTGACGAGGAGAGAAGAGATGAAGCAACGGAGTTTCTCAAGGAGGTGCTGAATCGCTATCCTAATAACGCTTCAGCCCATTCCCTTCTCGCCTCCCTCTATGAGGAAGCCAAGGATTATCCCTCCGCCATTTACCACTATCGCCGCGCCGTGGAGATAGACCCGGAAAGCGAGGCAGAGAAAAGGAAGCTTGAGCTTCTCACGGGAGAGAAATTCACTCCCTCTCGCCTTCCCCTCCTACCCCCCGCCCTCGCTCTACTGGGAGTTCTATTCATAGTCTTGATAATCACCTCACTCCCCAGGAAGAGAGAAATCCCTTCTTCTCTAAACAATCAACTGATGACAAATCAATGGCAATATCCACCCTATAATCAATTTGAGATGCCCTACTCTTACTACCCGAATCTTCCCCAAAGCGAGAATGTCCTCGCCCAACCAAATATCCCCCAAACTGTTAATCTACCAGCTCAACTCACCACCCCTCGTCCCTCCGCTTCCCCAACGAGAAAATCCCCAAACTCAACTGCGCCTCCGCCTCCTCAGGAGCAAATCACCAACCAACCCTATAATCCTCCAGTTAACATTATCATTCAGCCGACCTCACCGCCTCCAACAAACCTGCCATCCGAAAGGAAAAGCAAGATAATCGTCAGCGTTAAGAAAGTTCCTCCTTCCTTTGAGGGGCTCTTTTCTCAGGGCATACGGAAGATGAACGAAAAGGCTTTTGACGAAAGCGAGAAACTCCTCCGTCAAGCACTTGCACTTGCTCCAGCGGATAGGAAGGGAGAAGTTCACCTTTATTTGGCGCTTTCTCTGAAAGAGCTGGGCAAATTGGAGGAGGCGAAGGCAGAGTTCGAGACAGCCGAGAACCTTTTATCCAGTCGCAACGACCCATATTCCCGTCAACTTCTGGAACTGGCGAAAGAAGGGAGGCGCTTCTGTGAGGAAAGGCTTTAA